The proteins below are encoded in one region of Mya arenaria isolate MELC-2E11 chromosome 15, ASM2691426v1:
- the LOC128219325 gene encoding N-lysine methyltransferase KMT5A-A-like, which translates to MSVLSYGKRMRTKRISPDEEAKYYCTQSVVDKDGFKIKFISDYKGFGVFSETRFNAGDFLLQYCGERISAEEGRRRLNKIGTENKCFFYEFQGEQLCIDAEDSDRLCQMVNNAPDTDVNAVMKLKVFSNREYLCLFAVKNIEPGEELLYNYGDKENLWWRKKVNKKS; encoded by the exons ATGTCTGTGCTTTCGTATGGAAAGCGGatg aGAACAAAAAGAATTTCCCCAGATGAAGAGGCAAAATATTACTGTACACAATCTGTCGTGGACAAAGATGGCTTCAAGATCAAGTTTATATCAGATTACAAAG GCTTTGGAGTATTCAGTGAAACACGTTTTAATGCTGGAGACTTCCTGCTTCAGTATTGTGGTGAGAGGATAAGTGCCGAAGAAGGTAGAAGAAGACTCAACAAAATCGGGACGGAGAATAAGTGCTTCTTCTATGAGTTTCAAGGAGAACAATTATG TATAGATGCTGAGGACTCTGACAGGTTGTGTCAGATGGTAAATAATGCCCCAGATACAGATGTCAACGCAGTAATGAAGCTGAAGGTTTTCTCTAACAGAGAATATCTGTGCCTCTTTGCTGTCAAAAACATCGAGCCTGGAGAGGAACTGCTCTACAATTATGGTGATAAAGAAAACCTTTGGTGGCGGAAAAAG gtaaacAAGAAATCTTAG
- the LOC128220210 gene encoding uncharacterized protein LOC128220210 → MVTCQNLQFKPDGAENDTERNFIREARCEIAPFLQQQDEDIEMLDEVIDKMKETKENPGLKKVCQEDELIRQFGLYHLGRLGPLEEQRLKDQDNVRTKMRSLARLLVRLNGEELFSYPLSHFICAQKFDLVAKTVKEMYQEIGSSQLGLNLGHYIKQVSLLKSSMCLRRQDCGRKKEANEFTEMFDAEWKGKVSSVANRSKRLKAMNKRCELPSTEDLVSLKKILVEEIQIKMENPAPTYPEYVYITHLLIARIALFNKRRVNEVSELKVSDFQKRIRGDELDTNTEIYNSLAVSEKALLKRMELLEVRGKSTRGLRKVFVILSTDMVEGLSHLLMVRAQAGVPSTNTFLFSRCTDSPQDGCEALRVVTSKCHNLAFPERVRTTKLRKYLATTTQIMDMRDDELKLIADHMGHSVAIHTEVYRMPTSVLERTKVARALLALEDGKLQGFNGRNLSSVSLDELPEPEPEPYEAGSFEELSEPDNSYEDVPEVETEAVQKPHACTG, encoded by the exons ATGGTCACATGTCAAAACCTGCAGTTTAAACCAGATGGGGCTGAAAATGACACTGAGAGAAACTTCATTAGAGAAGCTAGATGTGAAATAGCCCCATTTCTTCAACAACAGGATgaagatattgaaatgttagatgaagttattgataaaatgaaagaaacCAAAGAAAATCCTGGTCTGAAGAAAGTTTGTCAGGAAGATGAGTTAATAAGACAGTTTGGGTTGTATCATCTGGGAAGATTGGGACCACTAGAAGAGCAAAGACTGAAAGACCAAGACAATGTGAGAACAAAAATGAGAAGCTTAGCCAGACTGCTTGTAAGATTAAATGGAGAGGAACTGTTCAGCTATCCTTTAAGCCATTTCATCTGTGCTCAAAAATTTGATTTGGTggcaaaaactgtgaaagaaaTGTATCAAGAAATTGGTTCATCACAGCTGGGCTTAAACTTAGGACATTATATAAAACAGGTAAGCCTGCTGAAATCAAGCATGTGCCTTCGCAGACAGGACTGTGGGCGGAAAAAAGAGGCAAACGAGTTCACGGAAATGTTCGATGCCGAGTGGAAGGGAAAGGTTTCATCAGTCGCCAACAGAAGCAAGCGTCTAAAAGCAATGAACAAAAGATGTGAACTTCCTTCTACTGAAGATTTGGTGTCCCTCAAAAAAATTCTTGTGgaagaaatacaaataaaaatggaaaaccCAGCACCAACATATCCCGAGTATGTGTACATAACACACTTACTGATCGCCCGCATAGCACTCTTCAACAAAAGAAGAGTAAATGAGGTCTCTGAGCTGAAAGTGAGTGACTTCCAGAAGCGAATAAGAGGAGATGAATTAGACACAAACACCGAAATCTACAATTCCCTGGCTGTCAGTGAAAAGGCTCTGTTAAAGAG AATGGAACTTCTTGAGGTAAGAGGGAAGAGCACTCGGGGACTGAGGAAGGTGTTTGTAATTCTAAGCACCGACATGGTGGAAGGTTTGTCGCACCTCTTGATGGTTCGTGCACAGGCTGGTGTACCATCAACAAACACGTTCCTATTCTCCAGATGTACAGATTCACCACAGGATGGCTGTGAAGCACTGAGAGTGGTCACATCTAAGTGTCACAATCTTGCCTTTCCAGAACGGGTCAGGACAACAAAACTGAGAAAGTATTTGGCAACTACTACTCAG ATAATGGATATGAGAGATGATGAGCTGAAGTTAATTGCTGATCACATGGGACACTCTGTTGCCATACATACTGAAGTGTACAGAATGCCGACGTCAGTGCTTGAACGAACAAAAGTTGCAAGGGCTCTTCTAGCTTTAGAAGATGGTAAACTACAGGGGTTTAATGGTCGCAACCTTTCGTCGGTCAGCCTTGATG AATTGCCTGAACCTGAACCTGAACCTTACGAAGCAGGGTCATTTGAAGAATTGTCTGAACCAGACAACAGCTATGAGGATGTTCCTGAAGTTGAAACAGAAGCTGTACAGAAGCCTCATGCATGTACag